Proteins found in one Amycolatopsis umgeniensis genomic segment:
- a CDS encoding carbohydrate ABC transporter permease, whose translation MTSTLDSRAVASPSASTRTRKGNAARRRRTVFYFIAPAMLGFLIFFGYPLIATLYYSFTRYDLINAPEFVGFDNYIRMFTSEPLVGTAAYNTLWLVIVLTFCRVVFALGTASIISRLKSGVGLVRTLCYLPSLAPPAAATLAFVFLFNPEYGPVNAFLGAVGIDGGLWFNDPAMSKPALTLLVMWGSGELMIIILAALLDVPQEQYEAAELDGAGPVRRFWHVTIPSISPVLLFGVVNSMIFALQFFTQAIVAGSAAAGAADVAGNTRFIGAPQNSTLTYPVWLYVQGFRYFNMGYAAAMAVLLFIVSAGFTWILVRQLRKSQHQEEGG comes from the coding sequence ATGACATCGACCCTGGACTCCAGGGCGGTCGCTTCCCCTTCCGCGTCCACCCGGACGCGGAAGGGGAACGCGGCCCGCCGCCGTCGCACCGTCTTCTACTTCATCGCACCGGCGATGCTCGGGTTCCTGATCTTCTTCGGCTACCCGTTGATCGCCACGCTGTACTACTCGTTCACCCGCTACGACCTGATCAACGCGCCCGAATTCGTCGGCTTCGACAACTACATCCGGATGTTCACCAGCGAGCCGCTGGTCGGCACCGCCGCCTACAACACGCTGTGGCTGGTGATCGTCCTGACGTTCTGCCGGGTGGTGTTCGCCCTCGGCACGGCGTCGATCATCTCCCGGCTCAAGTCGGGTGTGGGCCTGGTGCGGACGCTCTGCTATCTGCCCTCGCTGGCCCCGCCCGCCGCGGCGACCCTGGCGTTCGTGTTCCTGTTCAACCCGGAATACGGCCCGGTCAACGCGTTCCTCGGCGCTGTCGGCATCGACGGCGGCCTGTGGTTCAACGATCCGGCGATGTCGAAGCCCGCGCTGACCCTGCTGGTGATGTGGGGTTCGGGCGAGCTGATGATCATCATCCTGGCGGCGCTGCTCGACGTGCCGCAGGAACAGTACGAGGCCGCCGAACTCGACGGCGCCGGTCCGGTCCGCCGGTTCTGGCACGTCACCATCCCGTCGATCTCGCCGGTGCTGCTGTTCGGCGTCGTCAACTCGATGATCTTCGCGTTGCAGTTCTTCACGCAGGCGATCGTCGCGGGTTCGGCGGCCGCGGGCGCGGCCGACGTCGCGGGCAACACGAGATTCATCGGTGCGCCACAGAACTCGACGCTGACCTACCCGGTTTGGCTGTACGTCCAGGGTTTCCGGTACTTCAACATGGGTTACGCGGCGGCGATGGCCGTCCTGCTGTTCATCGTCTCGGCCGGGTTCACCTGGATTCTCGTGCGGCAGCTTCGCAAGTCCCAGCACCAGGAGGAGGGCGGATGA
- a CDS encoding 6-phospho-beta-glucosidase — MKLAVVGGGSTYTPELIDGIAGRRSTLDVDEIVLIDPDAYRVEAVGDFSNRLLSHAGHPARVRTTANLEEGVEGASAVLIQLRVGGQRARRGDETFPHACGCVGQETTGAGGLAKALRTVPVVLDIADRVRKIAGDDTWIVNFTNPVGIVTRALLNEGHRAVGLCNVAIHLQRTFAHLLGAGIDDVKLVHTGLNHLSWERQVLVNGEDRLPELLAEHAEFLGEHVTAPVEWMRRMNVVPSYYLKYYYGHDEQVTKQRTERPRADVVSDVEEELLKVYLDPEVVTKPEQLEKRGGAYYSEAAVQLVHALTSGGPAEEHVVNVRNEGTFDFLPDDAVIEVPSLVDGKGPRPIPQAPVEQRFAGLIAGVTSYEHLALEAAIKGGRDRVADALLAHPLIGQYTKADQLADTLVQVNRQFLPWAGA, encoded by the coding sequence ATGAAACTGGCAGTCGTCGGTGGTGGATCCACTTACACACCCGAGCTGATCGACGGGATCGCCGGGCGGCGGTCCACTTTGGACGTCGACGAGATCGTGCTGATCGATCCGGACGCCTACCGGGTGGAGGCGGTCGGGGACTTCAGCAACCGGTTGCTGAGCCACGCCGGGCATCCGGCGCGGGTCCGCACCACCGCCAATCTCGAAGAAGGTGTCGAGGGCGCGTCCGCGGTGCTGATCCAGTTGCGGGTCGGCGGGCAGCGCGCGCGGCGCGGGGACGAGACGTTCCCGCACGCCTGCGGCTGCGTGGGGCAGGAGACCACGGGCGCGGGTGGCCTCGCGAAGGCGCTGCGCACCGTGCCGGTGGTGCTCGACATCGCCGACAGGGTCCGGAAAATCGCCGGTGACGACACCTGGATCGTCAACTTCACCAACCCCGTCGGCATCGTCACCCGCGCGCTGCTCAACGAGGGCCACCGCGCCGTCGGGCTGTGCAACGTCGCGATCCACCTCCAGCGCACGTTCGCGCATCTGCTCGGCGCCGGTATCGACGACGTCAAACTCGTCCACACCGGACTGAATCACCTGAGCTGGGAACGGCAAGTGCTCGTCAACGGCGAGGACCGCCTGCCGGAACTCCTGGCGGAGCACGCGGAATTCCTCGGTGAGCACGTCACCGCGCCGGTCGAGTGGATGCGGCGGATGAACGTCGTGCCGTCGTACTACCTGAAGTACTACTACGGGCACGACGAGCAGGTCACCAAGCAGCGCACCGAGCGGCCGCGCGCGGACGTCGTCAGCGACGTCGAGGAAGAACTGCTCAAGGTGTACCTCGACCCGGAGGTGGTGACCAAACCGGAGCAGCTGGAAAAGCGGGGCGGTGCCTACTATTCGGAGGCCGCGGTGCAGCTCGTGCACGCGCTCACGTCCGGCGGGCCCGCGGAGGAGCACGTCGTCAACGTCCGCAACGAAGGAACTTTCGACTTCCTGCCGGACGACGCCGTCATCGAGGTTCCGTCCCTTGTGGACGGAAAGGGGCCTCGCCCGATCCCGCAGGCGCCGGTGGAGCAGCGCTTCGCCGGGCTCATCGCGGGGGTGACCTCGTACGAGCACCTCGCGCTGGAGGCGGCGATCAAGGGCGGCCGGGACCGGGTGGCGGACGCGCTGCTCGCGCATCCGCTGATCGGCCAGTACACCAAGGCCGACCAGCTCGCGGACACGCTGGTGCAGGTCAATCGCCAGTTCCTGCCGTGGGCCGGGGCATGA
- a CDS encoding extracellular solute-binding protein, with translation MSSTTQVRRSGRRWRGSIVLGAVTVAALVSACSGAASGPNSGSGDAAAAPAADAKLTLTVYSKFTDREYNVVTAGLNKLKAKFPNIEIKHEGQQDDDKITQSVRGGNPPDVAISFFTDNLGAWCSTGSFQDLKPYIDRDKIDLTQIPDAVRSYTEFQGKRCAMPLLADVYGFYYNKDMFAAKGVTSPPKTTSELFEATKKLTEFNPDGSIKVAGFLPSMPFYANYAQYWAPNFGATYLGPDGQSHLADSPEWKAMFDFQKQLVDFYGGHAKVEQFKAGLGEEYSADHGFQRGKLAMMIDGEYRTAFIKDQAPDLKFATAAPPVLDSKPDRYGGAFTTGTIIAIPKGAKNPGAAWELIKQVTLDTSTLVELSNGLKNVPSTKAALTDPKLEVTPEFKTFLDLYNGGKLLPNPSTPIGDAHLKAVNDFAEKWQAGNIPDMAAGLKQVDAQINDELAQKRAGG, from the coding sequence ATGAGTTCCACGACCCAGGTTCGGAGAAGTGGCCGCCGTTGGCGCGGCTCGATAGTGCTCGGCGCGGTCACCGTCGCCGCGCTGGTGTCCGCTTGTTCGGGCGCCGCAAGCGGCCCGAACTCCGGCTCGGGTGACGCCGCGGCCGCCCCCGCCGCGGACGCGAAGCTCACGCTGACCGTCTACAGCAAGTTCACCGACCGCGAGTACAACGTGGTCACCGCCGGGCTCAACAAGCTCAAGGCGAAGTTCCCGAACATCGAGATCAAGCACGAAGGCCAGCAGGACGACGACAAGATCACCCAGTCCGTCCGCGGCGGCAACCCGCCGGACGTGGCGATCTCGTTCTTCACCGACAACCTCGGCGCCTGGTGTTCCACGGGCAGCTTCCAGGATCTGAAGCCCTACATCGATCGCGACAAGATCGACCTGACGCAGATCCCCGACGCCGTCCGCAGCTACACCGAGTTCCAGGGCAAGCGCTGCGCCATGCCGCTGCTCGCCGACGTCTACGGCTTCTACTACAACAAGGACATGTTCGCGGCGAAGGGCGTCACGTCACCGCCGAAGACGACCTCGGAACTGTTCGAGGCCACCAAGAAGCTGACCGAGTTCAACCCGGACGGCTCGATCAAGGTCGCCGGCTTCCTGCCGTCGATGCCGTTCTACGCCAACTACGCGCAGTACTGGGCCCCGAACTTCGGCGCCACCTACCTCGGCCCGGACGGGCAGTCCCACCTGGCCGACAGCCCCGAGTGGAAGGCGATGTTCGACTTCCAGAAGCAGCTCGTGGACTTCTACGGTGGCCACGCCAAGGTCGAGCAATTCAAGGCCGGTCTCGGTGAGGAGTACTCGGCGGACCACGGTTTCCAGCGCGGCAAGCTCGCGATGATGATCGACGGCGAGTACCGCACCGCGTTTATCAAGGACCAGGCGCCGGACCTGAAGTTCGCGACCGCCGCCCCGCCGGTGCTCGACAGCAAGCCGGACCGCTACGGCGGCGCGTTCACCACGGGCACGATCATCGCGATCCCCAAGGGTGCCAAGAACCCCGGCGCGGCTTGGGAACTGATCAAGCAGGTCACCCTCGACACGTCGACGCTCGTCGAGCTGTCGAACGGGCTCAAGAACGTGCCGAGTACCAAGGCCGCGCTGACCGACCCGAAGCTCGAGGTCACGCCCGAGTTCAAGACGTTCCTCGATCTGTACAACGGCGGGAAGCTGCTTCCCAACCCGTCGACCCCGATCGGCGACGCGCACCTCAAGGCCGTCAACGACTTCGCGGAGAAGTGGCAGGCGGGCAACATCCCCGACATGGCCGCGGGTCTCAAGCAGGTCGACGCTCAGATCAACGACGAGCTGGCCCAGAAACGCGCCGGCGGCTGA
- a CDS encoding BadF/BadG/BcrA/BcrD ATPase family protein: protein MGRGMTAGSRDVVVAIDGGNSKTDVLIVSRDGRVLGQSRGPGASPQNIGVDGSVSALEKLVLEALRDAGLPEERPFATHTSAYLAGLDFPQEEEILHAALAARGWSDTLIVGNDTLALLRAGSSDGTGVAVVCGAGINGAGVSADGREHRFPALGKISGDWGGGYRLGEEALWWAVRAEDGRGPGTALQTAVAAHFKASSVLEVVRRLHFEDLHTDAIHGLCPLLFTVAADGDEVAQDVVGRFVEEVAVLVAVILRRLELTEDTPEVILGGGVLTGVGAQVIAEIERRCLKVAPRASISVVDVAPVVGAALFALDTIGAPDTAKSALKAATKRV, encoded by the coding sequence GTGGGCCGGGGCATGACGGCGGGCTCACGAGACGTCGTCGTCGCGATCGACGGCGGCAACAGCAAGACCGACGTCCTGATCGTCTCGCGGGACGGACGGGTGCTCGGGCAGTCGCGGGGGCCGGGCGCTTCCCCGCAGAACATCGGGGTCGACGGCAGCGTCAGCGCGTTGGAGAAGCTGGTCCTGGAGGCCCTTCGCGACGCGGGGCTTCCCGAGGAACGGCCGTTCGCGACGCATACGTCGGCCTACCTCGCGGGGCTGGATTTCCCACAGGAGGAGGAGATCCTGCACGCGGCGCTGGCCGCACGCGGCTGGAGCGACACGCTGATCGTCGGCAACGACACGCTCGCGCTGCTGCGCGCGGGCAGTTCCGACGGGACGGGCGTGGCGGTGGTGTGCGGCGCCGGGATCAACGGCGCCGGCGTCAGCGCCGACGGCCGTGAGCACCGGTTTCCCGCGCTGGGCAAGATCTCCGGCGACTGGGGCGGCGGCTACCGGCTCGGCGAGGAGGCCTTGTGGTGGGCCGTCCGCGCCGAGGACGGCCGGGGTCCTGGCACGGCGCTGCAGACCGCCGTCGCCGCGCACTTCAAGGCGTCGTCCGTGCTGGAAGTGGTGCGGCGCCTGCACTTCGAGGATCTGCACACCGACGCGATCCACGGGCTGTGCCCGCTGCTGTTCACCGTCGCGGCGGACGGCGACGAGGTGGCGCAGGACGTGGTCGGCCGGTTCGTCGAGGAGGTCGCGGTGCTGGTCGCGGTCATCCTGCGGCGGCTCGAACTGACCGAGGACACGCCCGAAGTCATCCTCGGCGGGGGAGTGCTGACCGGCGTCGGCGCGCAGGTGATCGCGGAGATCGAGCGGCGGTGCCTGAAGGTGGCTCCGCGCGCTTCGATCAGCGTCGTCGACGTCGCGCCCGTGGTCGGCGCGGCGCTGTTCGCCCTGGACACCATCGGCGCTCCTGACACGGCCAAGTCCGCCCTGAAGGCCGCGACCAAACGGGTCTGA
- a CDS encoding FadR/GntR family transcriptional regulator translates to MLDALGSAIANGQLPPGSVLRSDELQERFGASRTVAREVVRVLETMCLTSSKRRVGMTVREPRDWNHYDPRLLRWQLDGAERKTALRTLTELRSGVEPCAARFAALRATPEEGGRLRALAKRLEETAHQRDLVTFLEHDVAFHDLLLTASRNPMFAQLSAVVAEVLAGRTGHGLMPEEPQPEAVALHVEVAAAVDAGDPDRAERAMRDIVIQARDEMAVLLDG, encoded by the coding sequence ATGCTCGACGCGCTCGGCTCCGCGATCGCGAACGGGCAGCTGCCACCGGGTTCCGTGCTGCGCTCCGACGAGCTCCAAGAGCGGTTCGGCGCGTCGCGCACGGTGGCGCGCGAGGTGGTGCGCGTCCTCGAAACGATGTGCCTGACCAGCAGCAAGCGCCGGGTCGGGATGACCGTGCGCGAGCCGCGTGACTGGAACCATTACGACCCGAGACTGCTCCGCTGGCAACTCGACGGGGCCGAGCGGAAGACCGCGCTGCGCACGCTGACCGAGTTGCGCTCCGGCGTCGAACCGTGCGCGGCGAGGTTCGCGGCGCTGCGGGCGACGCCGGAAGAAGGCGGCCGGCTCCGGGCCTTGGCGAAGCGGCTGGAGGAGACAGCGCATCAGCGGGACCTCGTGACTTTCCTGGAGCATGACGTCGCTTTCCACGATCTGCTGCTGACCGCGTCGCGGAATCCGATGTTCGCGCAGCTTTCCGCCGTCGTCGCCGAAGTGCTCGCCGGGCGTACCGGGCACGGGCTGATGCCGGAGGAACCACAGCCCGAGGCCGTCGCGCTGCACGTCGAGGTCGCGGCCGCCGTCGACGCCGGTGACCCTGACCGGGCCGAACGCGCGATGCGGGACATCGTCATCCAGGCGCGTGACGAGATGGCCGTCCTTCTGGACGGATGA
- a CDS encoding gluconokinase gives MTVIVVMGVSGSGKTTVGTALAERLGVDYAEADTFHPQANIDKMSSGHPLNDEDRQPWLEAIADWIRHHRDSGGVVTSSALKYRYRDILRGGSDVWFLHLHGDRDLLASRMKTRSGHFMPVSLLDSQLADLEPLQPDEFGLIADIAKTPEEIVDATLSAFKDR, from the coding sequence ATGACCGTCATCGTGGTGATGGGCGTTTCCGGCTCGGGCAAGACGACCGTGGGCACGGCACTCGCCGAACGCCTCGGCGTGGACTACGCCGAGGCCGACACGTTCCATCCGCAGGCGAACATCGACAAGATGAGCTCCGGCCACCCGCTGAACGACGAGGACCGGCAACCCTGGCTCGAAGCCATCGCCGACTGGATCCGGCACCACCGGGACTCGGGCGGCGTCGTCACCTCTTCCGCGCTCAAGTATCGCTACCGCGACATCCTGCGCGGCGGCAGCGATGTCTGGTTCCTGCACCTGCACGGCGACCGCGACCTGCTCGCGAGCCGGATGAAGACCCGCTCCGGCCACTTCATGCCGGTGTCCCTTTTGGACTCCCAGCTCGCCGACCTCGAACCGTTGCAGCCGGACGAGTTCGGCCTCATCGCGGACATCGCGAAGACGCCGGAAGAGATCGTCGACGCCACCCTCTCCGCCTTCAAGGACCGCTGA
- a CDS encoding SRPBCC family protein, whose protein sequence is MTDTQVYRVYIKATPEKIWDAITKPEWSQKYGYTGLVDYDLRPGGKHATHPTKDYVDAGFTNDLVDGEVLEVDPPRKLVITWKLRMDPAFDKEPHTKLTYEIEETKTAGTRLTVTHDVTDAPTTAALVNGSQEDVNAGPGENAGGGWAWILSDLKSLLETDEPLVPAAS, encoded by the coding sequence ATGACCGACACCCAGGTTTACCGCGTCTACATCAAGGCCACCCCGGAGAAGATCTGGGACGCCATCACGAAGCCCGAGTGGTCGCAGAAATACGGCTACACCGGCCTCGTCGACTACGACCTGCGGCCGGGCGGCAAGCACGCCACCCACCCGACGAAGGACTACGTCGACGCCGGGTTCACGAACGACCTCGTCGACGGCGAGGTCCTCGAGGTGGACCCGCCGCGCAAGCTGGTCATCACCTGGAAGCTGCGGATGGACCCGGCCTTCGACAAGGAGCCGCACACCAAGCTCACCTACGAGATCGAAGAGACCAAGACCGCGGGCACCCGGCTGACCGTCACCCACGACGTCACCGACGCGCCGACGACGGCCGCGCTGGTCAACGGCTCGCAGGAAGACGTCAACGCCGGACCTGGCGAGAACGCCGGTGGTGGCTGGGCCTGGATCCTCTCGGATCTCAAGTCCCTGCTGGAGACCGACGAGCCCCTCGTCCCCGCCGCTTCTTGA
- a CDS encoding metalloregulator ArsR/SmtB family transcription factor, translating to MPDDDLVFKALADPTRRFLLDQLFARDGRTLTELESEVDMSRFGVMKHLKLLEEAGLVVTRKEGREKKHFLNPVPIRQIHDRWIDKFTERNVTALLGLKAELETEDPQ from the coding sequence GTGCCCGACGACGACCTGGTTTTCAAGGCTCTGGCAGATCCGACCCGCCGGTTCCTGCTCGACCAGCTGTTCGCGCGTGACGGCCGCACGCTGACCGAGCTCGAGTCCGAAGTGGACATGAGCCGGTTCGGTGTGATGAAGCATTTGAAACTGCTGGAAGAAGCCGGACTTGTCGTCACGCGCAAGGAGGGCCGGGAGAAGAAGCATTTCCTCAACCCGGTTCCGATCCGGCAGATCCACGACCGGTGGATCGACAAGTTCACCGAGCGCAACGTGACCGCGTTGCTCGGACTCAAAGCCGAACTGGAAACCGAGGACCCGCAATGA
- a CDS encoding gluconate:H+ symporter, translating to MTTTLAASWTGHDTRLIGATVLAIAVIVLLITKAKQHPFLALILGSGVLGLVGGMPVDKLIKSFSSGVGSTVASVGVLIALGAMLGKLLADSGGADQIVDTILRRAGNRTLPWAMALVAALIGLPMFFEIGLVMLIPVILLVAKRTGKPLLLLGIPALAGLSVLHGLVPPHPGPLAAAGALNANIGLTLAFGLLVAIPTVIIAGPLFGRLAAKMVPDAVAPGRLVPESSSEEGRRPGFLATLSTVLLPVVLMMGKALADILLDKENHVRRVLDFIGDPLVALLAAVLLGMLTLGKSAGFTRDKLASTVADSLPPIAGILLIVGAGGGFKQTLVDAGVGNVITGLATGANLSPLLLGWLVAVAIRLATGSATVATVSAAGIVAPLAATMDPSHSALLVLAIGAGSLFFSHVNDAGFWLVKEYFGLSVGQTLKSWSVMETIISVTAIALILPLGALL from the coding sequence ATGACCACCACTCTCGCCGCCTCCTGGACCGGGCACGACACACGCCTCATCGGCGCGACCGTGCTCGCCATCGCCGTGATCGTCCTCCTGATCACCAAGGCGAAACAGCATCCGTTCCTGGCCCTCATCCTCGGCTCCGGCGTACTCGGGCTCGTCGGGGGCATGCCGGTGGACAAGCTGATCAAGAGCTTCAGTTCCGGCGTCGGCTCCACCGTCGCCTCGGTCGGCGTGCTGATCGCGCTCGGCGCGATGCTCGGCAAGCTGCTCGCCGACTCCGGCGGCGCGGACCAGATCGTCGACACCATTTTGCGCCGCGCGGGCAATCGCACGCTCCCGTGGGCGATGGCGCTGGTCGCCGCGCTGATCGGGCTGCCGATGTTCTTCGAGATCGGCCTGGTCATGCTGATCCCGGTGATCCTGCTTGTCGCCAAGCGCACCGGGAAACCGTTGCTGCTGCTGGGAATTCCGGCACTCGCGGGGCTTTCGGTGCTGCACGGTCTCGTCCCGCCACACCCCGGGCCGCTCGCCGCCGCGGGCGCGCTGAACGCCAACATCGGCCTCACCCTGGCCTTCGGCCTGCTCGTCGCGATCCCGACGGTGATCATCGCCGGACCGCTGTTCGGCAGGCTCGCCGCGAAAATGGTCCCGGACGCCGTCGCGCCGGGGCGGCTCGTCCCCGAGTCTTCGTCCGAAGAAGGACGGCGCCCCGGCTTCCTCGCGACGCTGTCCACCGTGCTGCTGCCGGTCGTGCTGATGATGGGCAAGGCGCTCGCGGACATCCTGCTGGACAAGGAGAACCACGTCCGCCGCGTGCTCGACTTCATCGGTGACCCGCTGGTCGCCCTGCTCGCCGCGGTCCTGCTCGGCATGCTCACCCTCGGCAAGTCCGCGGGCTTCACGCGCGACAAGCTGGCGTCCACCGTTGCCGATTCGCTCCCGCCTATCGCCGGCATCCTGCTCATCGTCGGCGCGGGCGGCGGCTTCAAGCAGACGCTGGTCGACGCCGGGGTCGGCAACGTCATCACCGGCCTGGCGACCGGCGCGAACCTGTCGCCGCTGCTGCTCGGCTGGCTGGTCGCGGTCGCGATCCGGCTCGCCACCGGCTCCGCGACGGTCGCGACCGTGTCCGCCGCCGGCATCGTGGCGCCGCTCGCGGCGACCATGGACCCGTCGCACAGCGCGCTGCTGGTGCTGGCGATCGGCGCCGGTTCGCTGTTCTTCTCGCACGTCAACGACGCCGGGTTCTGGCTGGTCAAGGAGTACTTCGGACTTTCGGTCGGGCAGACGCTCAAGAGCTGGTCGGTCATGGAGACGATCATCTCCGTGACCGCGATCGCGCTGATCTTGCCGCTGGGCGCCCTCCTGTAG
- a CDS encoding carbohydrate ABC transporter permease produces the protein MTTLAEPRHTAPASEPPKVRVRRQWDKKLYWIATHSLGIAMGVIFMLPILFVFLTAVMSSDQALSSNFWPKEWHFENFIEVFEKAPLLQYFGNSMLYSSLATIGALVSAIPAAYALSKLKFRGQNLFFMLTVAAMMLPPQVTVVPLYDLWVRLGFTGTLIPLIVPYFFFDAFSIFLLRQFFLTIPKDYLEAAKIDGCNEFQAMIKVLIPMAKPGIAATAMFCFLFTWNDYFGPLLYTGETRDSWPLSLAIASFRGMHHVEWNLTMAATALIMLPVIVLFVFAQKSFVKGVTFTGVKG, from the coding sequence ATGACCACACTGGCCGAGCCCCGGCACACCGCCCCGGCGTCCGAACCGCCGAAGGTGCGGGTGCGGCGCCAATGGGACAAGAAGCTCTACTGGATCGCGACGCACAGCTTGGGAATCGCGATGGGCGTGATCTTCATGCTGCCCATCCTGTTCGTCTTCCTCACCGCGGTGATGTCCAGCGACCAGGCGCTTTCGTCCAACTTCTGGCCGAAGGAATGGCACTTCGAGAACTTCATCGAGGTGTTCGAAAAGGCGCCGTTGCTGCAGTACTTCGGCAACAGCATGCTGTATTCGTCGCTGGCCACGATCGGGGCGCTCGTTTCGGCGATCCCGGCGGCGTACGCGCTTTCGAAGCTGAAGTTCCGCGGGCAGAACCTGTTCTTCATGCTGACCGTGGCCGCGATGATGCTGCCGCCGCAGGTCACCGTCGTGCCGCTGTACGACCTGTGGGTGCGGCTCGGGTTCACCGGGACACTGATTCCGCTGATCGTGCCGTACTTCTTCTTCGACGCGTTCTCGATCTTCCTGCTGCGGCAGTTCTTCCTCACCATTCCGAAGGACTATCTCGAAGCGGCGAAGATCGACGGCTGCAACGAGTTCCAGGCAATGATCAAGGTGCTGATCCCGATGGCGAAACCGGGGATCGCGGCCACCGCGATGTTCTGCTTCCTGTTCACCTGGAACGACTATTTCGGTCCGCTGCTCTACACCGGTGAGACCCGCGACAGCTGGCCGCTTTCGCTGGCGATCGCGTCGTTCCGCGGGATGCACCACGTGGAATGGAACCTCACCATGGCGGCCACCGCGCTGATCATGCTGCCGGTGATCGTGCTGTTCGTGTTCGCGCAGAAGTCCTTCGTCAAGGGCGTCACATTCACAGGGGTCAAGGGATGA